Below is a genomic region from Streptomyces roseoviridis.
CGCGTTCGCCGAGGCGGGCGACAAGGTCGCGTTCACGTACCGGTCCGGCGAGCCGCCGGCCGCGCTGGCCGATCTGGGGTGCCTGGCCGTCAAGTGCGACATCACCGACACCGAGCAGGTGGAGCAGGCGTACAAGGAGATCGAGGAGAAGCACGGTCCGGTGGAGGTCCTCGTGGCCAACGCCGGCGTGACGAAGGACCAGCTCCTGATGCGCATGTCCGAGGAGGACTTCACGTCCGTCCTCGACACCAACCTCACCGGCACCTTCCGGGTCGTCAAGCGTGCCAACCGCGGCATGCTGCGCGCCAAGAAGGGCCGGGTCGTGCTGATCTCCTCGGTCGTCGGTCTGCTCGGCTCGGCGGGCCAGGCGAACTACGCCGCCTCGAAGGCCGGACTGGTCGGTTTCGCGCGGTCCCTCGCCCGTGAGCTCGGCTCGCGCAACATCACCTTCAACGTCGTCGCGCCCGGGTTCGTCGCCACCGACATGACCGCGGTGCTCACCGACGAGCAGCGCGCCGGCATCGTCTCCCAGGTGCCGCTGGGCCGCTACGCGCAGCCCGAGGAGATCGCCGCCACGGTGAAGTTCCTCGCCTCGGACGACGCCTCGTACATCACTGGAGCCGTCATCCCGGTTGACGGCGGATTGGGCATGGGTCACTGATCACATGAGCGGAATTCTCGAGGGCAAGCGCATCCTGATCACCGGTGTGCTGATGGAGTCCTCCATCGCCTTCCACGCCGCGAAGCTGGCCCAGGAGCAGGGCGCGGAGATCATCCTCACCGCGTGGCCGCGGCCGACGCTGACCGAGCGCATCGCCAAGAAGCTGCCGCAGCCCGACAAGGTCAAGGTCCTGGAGCTCGACGTCTCCAACGACGAGCACCTCGCCCGCCTGGAGGGCCAGGTCCGCGAGTACCTCGGCGACCGTCTCGACGGCGTCGTGCACTCCATCGGCTTCGCCCCGCAGGACGCGCTCGGCGGCAACTTCCTGAACACGCCGTTCGAGTCGGTCGCCACCGCCATGCACGTCTCGGCCTTCTCCCTGAAGTCCCTGACCATGGCGCTGCTGCCGCTGATGAGCGAGGGCGGCTCGGTCGTCGGTCTCACCTTCGACGCGAAGTTCGCCTGGCCGCAGTACGACTGGATGGGCCCGGCCAAGGCCGCCCTGGAGGCCACGAACCGCTACATGGCGCGCGACCTCGGCAAGCAGAACATCCGCTGCAACCTGGTCTCGGCCGGCCCGCTCGGCTCGATGGCCGCCAAGTCCATCCCGGGCTTCAGCGAGCTGGCGAGCGTCTGGGACAGCCGCTCCCCGCTGGAGTGGGACCTGTCCGACCCGGAACCGGCGGGCCGCGCGATCGTGGCGCTGCTCTCCGACTGGTTCCCGAAGACCACCGGCGAGATCGTCCACGTCGACGGCGGTCTGCACGCGATCGGCGCCTGACGCCGGAGCGGCCGTACGTGTGAAGGGGCCGGGTGTCCGCCTGTGGGGGGCGGCACCCGGCCCCTTCGCGTTTCGGGTACTCCGCGTTTCCGCAACCCGGGGCCCGAGTCGAAAACTGGGGCGAACCGGCCCAGACTGGGTCAGAGCACGATGTTCAGGGCGTGACGTTCCGGCTACCGCTCGGGGAGGAGGTACGGGCATGCGCGTGCTGCACCGCGGGACCGTCGCCTTCGCCACGGCCGCCGCCCTCCTCACCGGCACCGCCGTCGCGGCCGAGGTGCGGGCCGTTCCCGCCCCGGTGGACGGCTCCGACGCCGGGGCCGTCACGGCGGCCGCCGCCGGCGAGCGCGAGAACTTCGGCGCCTCCTGCGGCATCGTCGTCGAGGGCTCCCACGTCACGGCGTACTGCCGCAACCCCTATCCCGACACCGACCGGGTCCGGCTGCACGTCGAATGCGCCCGCTGGTGGGACCTCGACACCGACAGCGCCCCCGTCGCCGTCGCCCCGGCCGACTACGCCCGGGTGACCGGCCGCTGCTGGAAGGAGGTCGGCTCGGCCTGGATCACCCACGAGCCGGCGGGGCGCGGGTAGGGCCGACGGGGCCCGTCCCGCGTCACGTCAGGCCGTAGGCGGCCCGGTGTCCCGCCCCGGGTCCCTCAGGCACTGGAACGGATAGCTCGCCGCCTCCGCCGCCGCCCGCTCCGCGTCGCCCGCGCGGATCGCCTCCACCAGACGCGCGTGGTCCATGTGGTTCTCCGGCCGCAGCTCCCGCCCCACGTCCTCCCGCAGCCACTCGCGCAGCACGTGCCCGAGGTCCGCGTACAGCTCCGTCAGCACCTCGTTGTGCGAGGCCACCACCACACAGTGGTGGAAGGCCGCGTCCGCCGTCACGAACTCCTCCGCGTCGCCCGAGGCCCACGCCTCCTCGCGCTTCAGGAGCATCGCGTCCAGCTGCTTGAGGTCCCGGTCCGTGCGCCGCCGCGCCGCGAGCCGGGCCGCCGAGGACTCCAGCGTGGAGCGCAGCTCCGCGACGTGCCGCGGATCGGAGCCGGCGAACCTGCGGTGCATCACCCCGGCCAGCTCGCTCGTCGCCACCACATAGGTGCCCGAGCCCTGCCGGATGTCCAGCAGCCCGTTGTGCGCGAGCGCGCGGACCGCCTCCCGCACCGTGTTGCGGGCCACGCCCAGCTGCTCGACGAGCTCCGGCTCCGTCGGGATCCGCGACCCCACCGGCCACTCGCCGGAGGTGATCTGGTTCCGCAGCTCGGCGATCACCTGATCGGAGAGCCCGGTACGCCGGGGATGGCCGAGCGCCATGCTGCACCTGCCGTTCCGTAGGGGAGGGTCGGAGATTGGTTCGAAATTGGACAACCAATCATCCCATGATTCTATGATGGGCCCCATGCCCGACGAGCCGCAGACCCTCGCACCCGCCCTCCGGACGGCCCGCACCGACCGGGGCGCCGCCGATTCTCCCGCACCGGCCGGCCCCGCCCGCTGGGTCGTCCGGCTCGTCGTCGTCGGCCTCGTCCTGGCCGCCCTCAACCTGCGCCCGGCCATCACCAGCCTCGGCGCCCTGCTCGAAGAGGTCAGCGCCGACCTCCACATGAGCGGCACCGTGGCCGGCGTCCTCACCTCCGTACCGCCGCTCTGCTTCGCCGTCTTCGGCATCGCCGCCCCGCGCCTCGCCCGGCGCTTCGGCCCCGCGGCCGTGGTCTGCGCCGGCATGGCTCTGATCCTCGCGGGCCTGCTGCTGCGCCCCCTCGCCGGCGGCACCGCGGGCTTCCTCGCCGCCAGCGCGCTCGCCCTCATGGGCATCGCGCTCAGCAACGTCCTCATGCCGGTCCTCGTCAAGAAGTACTTCCCCGACCGCGTCGGCAGCATGACCGGCCTCTACTCCATGGCCCTCGCCCTCGGCACCTCCCTGGCCGCCGCCGCCACCGTGCCGATGACCGCGGCCCTGGGCGGCGGCTGGCGGCTCGGCCTCGGCATCTGGGCGGCCCTGGCCGCCCTCGCCGTCCTGCCCTGGCTGCCGCTGCTGCGCGACCGCGGGCGAGACCGGGGCACGGACACCGCCGTGGGCCGAAGCGCGGGCCAGGACACGGACGCCGCTGCCGGCCGGGAGCCGGGCCGGGAAGCCGGCGACGAGGACGGCGCCACGCGCGCGGGTGCCGTGATCCCCGCAGCGCGCGCGGGCGCCACCGCTCCCGTCGTGCGCGCGGGCGCCGCTGCCCCGGCCGCGCGCGCGGGTGCCGCCGGTACCGCCACCCCGGCCGCCGCTGCGCCGCGCATCACCCGCAGCCGCACCGCCTGGGCCCTCGCCGCCTTCTTCGGCCTCCAGGCCACCGGCGCCTACATCACCATGGGCTGGATGCCGCAGATCTTCCGCGACGCCGGCGTCCCCGCCTCCACCGCGGGCGTGCTGCTCGCCGTCACCATGGTGATGGGCGTGCCGCTCGCCTTCGTCATCCCCGGGCTCGCCTCCCGGATGCGGAACCAGGGCCCCATCGTCGTCGCCCTCGGCCTGTGCGGCCTCGGCGGCTACACCGGTCTGTACTTCGCGCCCGCCGCCGGCGCCTGGGCCTGGGCTCTGCTCCTGGGCGTCTCCAACTGCGCCTTCCCGCTCGCCCTCACCATGATCGGGATGCGCTCGCGCACCGGCGCCGGCGTCGTACGGCTCTCCGCCTTCGCCCAGAGCGTCGGCTACCTCCTCTCCATCCCCGGACCGCTGCTCGTCGGCGTCCTCTACCAGCACAGCGGCGGCTGGGGCCTGCCCATCGCCCTCATGGGCGGCCTGATGATCCCGCAGATGATCGTCGGCAGCCTCGCGGGCCGGGACCGGACGGTCGAGGACGAATGCTGAGATGCGAGACTGTTCCCATGCCCGTACTCGAACCGAACCCCCCGAACGGCCAGAAGAAGCTGCTCATCGTCTTCGGCACGATGATCGGCATCACGGTCGTCATCGCCGTCATCGCCTCCCTCGCCTCTCCCTGAACCGCCGGGGGTAGGGCTGTCCCCCCGTCCCCTAGGGGGCGGGCGTCAGGGTGAAGTGGGTGGATCACCTGATGGGCCGGGGCCCGAGCACTCCGTACGGTGGGACCGAAGCAGCGAGCGGAGGGATCCCGGCGCAGGTGGATCCCGTCCCGGACGGATCCCATCCACGGAGGCGGCCATGACGGCGCGAGCCATGACGGCGCGAGGCACGACGGCGCGAAACCACACCGGTGCCCGAAGCGACGTCCGCGCCGCCCCGGCCGGCGTCGACACCCGGCTGCCCTGGTGGGCGCTGGCCCTCCCCGTCCTCGCCTTCGCCGCCCTCTTCGTCCTCGTCACGGACCCGGGCCACGCCCACGCGGCGGGCGCCGACCCCGGAATCGGGGGCCTCCTGGCACGGATCCAGCAAACCCTTCCTCTCTGAGTCGAGCAGGGCCGATTCATGCGAAGCTGTGGTGCATGAGCGTCGACACACCCCGAAGGATCGTGCTCCTCCGACACGCCAAGGCGGACTGGCCCCAGACCTCAGACCACGAGCGCCCGCTCGCCGATCGCGGTCGCCAGGACGCCCCCGCCGCGGGCCGCAAGCTCGCCGACAGCGGCATCGGCTTCGACCTGGCCCTCGTCTCCACCGCCGTACGGACGCGGGAGACCTGGAAGCTCGCCGCCGCCCAGCTGCCCGAGCGCCCCAGGACGGTGTACGAGGAGCGGCTGTACGAGGCATCGCTCGGCGAGCTCATCGCCCTGGTCAACGAGACCCCCGACACCGTGGCGAACCTCCTGCTGGTCGGCCACAACCCCGGGATGCACGCGCTGGCCGACGCCCTCGCCGGCGCCTCCGAGGGCGACGCCCTCGCCCGCATGAACCGCGGCGGCTTCCCCACCGCCGCCTTCGCCGTCCTCACCTTCGACGGCACCTGGAAGTCCGTCGAGCACGGCATGGACGCCACCCTCGTCGACTTCTGGGCCCCGCACTCCTGAGCGACGGCGAAGGGCCCGGCCGTCAGGTGACGGCCGGGCCCTTCCCGTACGCGCGCCGCGAGGCGCACGCGTGCCTCAGTGCAGCAGGTCCTCCGCGCCGCCGTCCGCGGCCTCGACCTCCTCGCGGGTGATCCCGAGGAGGTAGAGCACGGTGTCCAGGAACGGCACGTTGACCGCCGTGTGCGCCGCCTCGCGCACCACCGGCTTGGCGTTGAACGCCACCCCGAGGCCGGCCGCGTTCAGCATGTCCAGGTCGTTGGCGCCGTCACCGATCGCCACCGTCTGCGCCAGCGGCACCCCGGCCTCGGCGGCGAAGCGGCGCAGCAGTCGCGCCTTGCCCGCCCGGTCCACGATCTCCCCGGTCACCCGGCCGGTGAGCCTGCCGTCGACGATCTCCAGGGTGTTCGCCTGGGCGAAGTCCAGCCCCAGCTTCTCCTTCAGGTCGTCCGTGACCTGCGTGAATCCGCCGGAGACGACACCCACCTGGTAGCCGAGCCGCTTGAGCGTACGGATCAGGGTGCGCGCACCCGGCGTCAGCCGCACCTCCTCGCGGACCTTGTCCACCACGGACGCGTCGAGTCCGGCCAGCAGCTCCACCCGCGCGTGCAGGGACTGCTCGAAGTCCAGCTCGCCGCGCATCGCCGCCGCCGTCACCTCGGCGACCTTGTCCTCGCAGCCCGCGTGGGCCGCGAACAGCTCGATGACCTCGTCCTGGATCAGGGTGGAGTCGACGTCCATCACGACGAGCCGCTGGGCCCGCCGGTGCAGCCCGGCGGAGACCACGGCCACGTCGACGCCGATCGAGTGCGCCTCGGTGGCGAGCGCGGTGCGCAGCGCCTCCGTCGCACAGCCCGAGACGGCGAATTCGACGGCCGTCACCGGATACTTGGCGAGCCGGAAGATGCGGTCGATGTTGCCGCCGCTCCCGGCGATCCTGGCCGCTATGGCCGCCGTCTGCTCGGCGGTCAGCGGGTGCCCGAGCACGGTGACGTGCGAGCGTCCCTCGCCGCGCGGACGGTTGTCGCCGGTGCCCGAGATGATCTCGGCCTGGAGCTTCATGGACTCCGCCCAGCTGTGCACGGTCGCCCGCAGCTCACCCTGGCTGGCGACGGTCGGCTCGGTGACGAGCGCGCACAGCACGAGGCGGCCGCGCGACACGACCTGCTCGATGTCCACGACGTCGACGGAATAGGCGGCGAGGGTGTCGAAGAGTCCGGCGGTGATCCCGGGACGGTCCTTCCCGAAGATCTTGACGAGAAGAGTGGGCACGTCCGAGGCGGGGACGTCCGATGTCTGCGATGCGCTCATGGTCCTTCCACCGTATCGGGCACCGGGTGCCACCCGGCCCCCCGTCCCGCCTGACGGACACCCGCACGGCCCCGGACTCGCCCGAAAGGCCCGGCCTGTGCACGTACGCAAGCTCTTCACGCGGCCCGACTTTCGGATACGGGCCGGGGCCTGAAATAGTTCCCCAGGATGTTCACCATCCCTGGGCTCCCGACGACGGGGGTGCATCGGGGGACAAGTAGTGGGGCATGGAGTGCCAGAACTCGTACTGGAATTGAATGGAAGGA
It encodes:
- the fabG gene encoding 3-oxoacyl-[acyl-carrier-protein] reductase, giving the protein MSRSVLVTGGNRGIGLAIARAFAEAGDKVAFTYRSGEPPAALADLGCLAVKCDITDTEQVEQAYKEIEEKHGPVEVLVANAGVTKDQLLMRMSEEDFTSVLDTNLTGTFRVVKRANRGMLRAKKGRVVLISSVVGLLGSAGQANYAASKAGLVGFARSLARELGSRNITFNVVAPGFVATDMTAVLTDEQRAGIVSQVPLGRYAQPEEIAATVKFLASDDASYITGAVIPVDGGLGMGH
- the fabI gene encoding enoyl-ACP reductase FabI gives rise to the protein MSGILEGKRILITGVLMESSIAFHAAKLAQEQGAEIILTAWPRPTLTERIAKKLPQPDKVKVLELDVSNDEHLARLEGQVREYLGDRLDGVVHSIGFAPQDALGGNFLNTPFESVATAMHVSAFSLKSLTMALLPLMSEGGSVVGLTFDAKFAWPQYDWMGPAKAALEATNRYMARDLGKQNIRCNLVSAGPLGSMAAKSIPGFSELASVWDSRSPLEWDLSDPEPAGRAIVALLSDWFPKTTGEIVHVDGGLHAIGA
- a CDS encoding FadR/GntR family transcriptional regulator; this translates as MALGHPRRTGLSDQVIAELRNQITSGEWPVGSRIPTEPELVEQLGVARNTVREAVRALAHNGLLDIRQGSGTYVVATSELAGVMHRRFAGSDPRHVAELRSTLESSAARLAARRRTDRDLKQLDAMLLKREEAWASGDAEEFVTADAAFHHCVVVASHNEVLTELYADLGHVLREWLREDVGRELRPENHMDHARLVEAIRAGDAERAAAEAASYPFQCLRDPGRDTGPPTA
- a CDS encoding MFS transporter yields the protein MPDEPQTLAPALRTARTDRGAADSPAPAGPARWVVRLVVVGLVLAALNLRPAITSLGALLEEVSADLHMSGTVAGVLTSVPPLCFAVFGIAAPRLARRFGPAAVVCAGMALILAGLLLRPLAGGTAGFLAASALALMGIALSNVLMPVLVKKYFPDRVGSMTGLYSMALALGTSLAAAATVPMTAALGGGWRLGLGIWAALAALAVLPWLPLLRDRGRDRGTDTAVGRSAGQDTDAAAGREPGREAGDEDGATRAGAVIPAARAGATAPVVRAGAAAPAARAGAAGTATPAAAAPRITRSRTAWALAAFFGLQATGAYITMGWMPQIFRDAGVPASTAGVLLAVTMVMGVPLAFVIPGLASRMRNQGPIVVALGLCGLGGYTGLYFAPAAGAWAWALLLGVSNCAFPLALTMIGMRSRTGAGVVRLSAFAQSVGYLLSIPGPLLVGVLYQHSGGWGLPIALMGGLMIPQMIVGSLAGRDRTVEDEC
- a CDS encoding SGM_5486 family transporter-associated protein, with the protein product MPVLEPNPPNGQKKLLIVFGTMIGITVVIAVIASLASP
- a CDS encoding histidine phosphatase family protein, translating into MSVDTPRRIVLLRHAKADWPQTSDHERPLADRGRQDAPAAGRKLADSGIGFDLALVSTAVRTRETWKLAAAQLPERPRTVYEERLYEASLGELIALVNETPDTVANLLLVGHNPGMHALADALAGASEGDALARMNRGGFPTAAFAVLTFDGTWKSVEHGMDATLVDFWAPHS
- the serB gene encoding phosphoserine phosphatase SerB translates to MSASQTSDVPASDVPTLLVKIFGKDRPGITAGLFDTLAAYSVDVVDIEQVVSRGRLVLCALVTEPTVASQGELRATVHSWAESMKLQAEIISGTGDNRPRGEGRSHVTVLGHPLTAEQTAAIAARIAGSGGNIDRIFRLAKYPVTAVEFAVSGCATEALRTALATEAHSIGVDVAVVSAGLHRRAQRLVVMDVDSTLIQDEVIELFAAHAGCEDKVAEVTAAAMRGELDFEQSLHARVELLAGLDASVVDKVREEVRLTPGARTLIRTLKRLGYQVGVVSGGFTQVTDDLKEKLGLDFAQANTLEIVDGRLTGRVTGEIVDRAGKARLLRRFAAEAGVPLAQTVAIGDGANDLDMLNAAGLGVAFNAKPVVREAAHTAVNVPFLDTVLYLLGITREEVEAADGGAEDLLH